One Candidatus Sulfurimonas baltica DNA segment encodes these proteins:
- a CDS encoding hydrogenase subunit MbhD domain-containing protein, producing the protein METLSFLAYAFDGLLCVSLLLIAWMSLASQNLFKAIVLFVTFGLLMALAWVRLNAPDVAMAEVAIGAGLTGALLLASLARLREISIVEIGTSNFKTNIHHTSYNVRWPLFIFLVILAMGLGYAIFSLPEHAVGLQKVVEEKLQRSGVSNPVTGVLLNFRAYDTFLEMIVLLVALLGIWALEDSIPHTKTILSSPVLDALTGLLVPLLILVAAYLLWVGAHAPGGAFQAGSVLGAAGVLLLLSGWQLQKIFSSFTLRFILVAGSALFLAVAALSMLITGRLLEYPPAQASSLIFMLESVATVSIGVTLITLFLSAFWEKEDEK; encoded by the coding sequence TTGGAAACGCTGAGTTTTCTTGCATATGCTTTTGATGGCTTATTATGTGTCTCCTTATTATTAATAGCATGGATGTCATTGGCCAGTCAGAATCTATTTAAGGCTATTGTGCTCTTTGTTACATTTGGGCTTTTAATGGCACTAGCTTGGGTGCGCCTGAATGCCCCTGACGTTGCTATGGCTGAAGTAGCCATAGGTGCAGGCTTGACTGGTGCACTGCTGCTGGCTTCACTAGCGAGACTCCGTGAGATCAGCATCGTCGAAATAGGTACTAGTAACTTCAAAACAAATATACACCATACCTCTTATAATGTCCGTTGGCCATTATTTATATTCTTAGTAATTCTCGCTATGGGGCTTGGTTATGCAATATTTTCCTTACCTGAGCATGCTGTAGGACTTCAAAAAGTAGTAGAAGAGAAGCTACAAAGAAGTGGCGTTTCAAATCCTGTCACAGGTGTATTGCTGAATTTCCGAGCTTACGATACCTTCTTAGAGATGATTGTACTGCTGGTAGCACTTTTGGGAATATGGGCACTGGAAGATTCAATACCACATACCAAAACTATTCTTAGTAGTCCTGTTTTGGATGCATTGACAGGGCTCTTAGTTCCACTACTGATATTGGTTGCAGCCTATCTGTTATGGGTAGGTGCACATGCGCCTGGTGGTGCATTTCAAGCAGGATCTGTATTAGGAGCAGCTGGAGTGTTACTGCTCTTGTCGGGCTGGCAACTTCAAAAGATCTTCTCTTCATTTACCCTACGGTTCATTCTTGTGGCCGGTTCAGCTCTATTTCTTGCTGTTGCCGCACTAAGTATGTTGATCACAGGCAGATTATTGGAATATCCTCCTGCCCAAGCTAGCAGCCTGATTTTTATGCTTGAAAGTGTAGCAACAGTTTCGATTGGTGTAACGCTGATTACTCTATTTCTCAGTGCTTTTTGGGAAAAAGAAGACGAAAAATGA
- the mnhG gene encoding monovalent cation/H(+) antiporter subunit G, protein MLDYATLILLILGAIFFFAGTLGLIRFPDVYTRLHALTKADNVGLGLIIAGLCLQAESWTIVGKLFLIWVLVLSSGATSAHLIAKSALHKGIPFWKR, encoded by the coding sequence TTGCTTGATTATGCTACATTGATATTGCTGATTCTTGGTGCTATTTTCTTTTTTGCAGGTACTTTGGGTCTTATACGTTTTCCGGATGTATATACTCGGCTTCATGCCTTAACGAAGGCTGATAACGTAGGACTGGGCTTAATTATAGCAGGTCTCTGTCTGCAAGCAGAGTCGTGGACCATTGTTGGTAAACTGTTTCTAATTTGGGTGTTAGTACTCTCATCTGGAGCAACGTCTGCTCATCTGATTGCCAAGAGTGCATTACACAAAGGAATCCCATTTTGGAAACGCTGA
- a CDS encoding monovalent cation/H+ antiporter complex subunit F: MQTFYLGLALFLLLNLVIGMWRILRGPTPADRMLSAQLFGTIAVAILLLLSQAMDNAALRDLALIFALLAALTAVAFVQRAWPKEDLEDDIA; the protein is encoded by the coding sequence ATGCAGACCTTCTATCTTGGATTAGCACTATTTTTACTACTTAATTTGGTAATAGGGATGTGGCGTATTTTACGTGGTCCTACCCCTGCTGATCGGATGTTATCTGCACAGCTATTTGGAACCATTGCAGTTGCCATTTTACTGTTACTATCCCAGGCAATGGATAATGCAGCTCTGCGTGACCTAGCTCTAATTTTTGCTCTATTGGCTGCCTTAACAGCGGTGGCATTTGTACAGCGTGCTTGGCCGAAAGAAGATTTGGAGGATGACATTGCTTGA
- a CDS encoding universal stress protein: MKRFKNILCVLESEEDCHPILERAITLAETNQAILTIVTVVPHITVDFNLFKDDPDIDLQTIMENEKKEKLDSLVKSFLHKIKIETRTLSGVPFLEIIYDVLRNGHDLVIKMPEIADWLDHLFGSNDMHLLRKCPCPVWLIKPDSPKSYHNILAAVDLDSDDAEQLEASQKALNLQILQMASSLAVNDFSQLHVVHVWDAPAESLMHSPFIKMTKEEIDDYANRVKDQQEEKLNTFLHDAIDSQVGNMLDYLKPNIHLIKGLASQSIPQLAKKIEADIIVMGTVARTGIPGFIMGNTAETILNQIHCSVLAIKPPEFITPVKLEE; this comes from the coding sequence ATGAAACGATTTAAAAATATCTTGTGCGTACTCGAGTCTGAAGAGGATTGTCATCCTATATTGGAACGTGCAATTACACTTGCCGAAACAAATCAAGCCATTCTGACTATCGTCACTGTTGTTCCCCACATTACCGTTGACTTTAATCTGTTTAAAGACGATCCTGATATCGACTTACAAACTATTATGGAAAATGAAAAAAAAGAAAAACTCGATTCTTTAGTAAAATCGTTTTTACATAAGATCAAAATAGAGACGAGAACGCTATCGGGAGTCCCTTTTCTTGAAATTATTTATGATGTTTTGCGTAACGGACACGACCTTGTTATAAAAATGCCGGAAATTGCAGATTGGTTGGACCATTTATTTGGCAGTAACGATATGCATCTATTACGTAAATGCCCGTGCCCAGTCTGGCTAATAAAACCTGATTCTCCAAAATCCTATCATAATATTTTGGCAGCTGTCGATCTTGACAGTGATGATGCAGAACAGTTAGAAGCATCACAGAAAGCTTTGAATCTGCAGATTCTTCAAATGGCAAGTTCTCTGGCCGTGAATGACTTCTCACAACTACATGTTGTCCATGTTTGGGATGCTCCTGCCGAAAGTCTTATGCATAGTCCCTTTATAAAGATGACGAAAGAAGAAATTGATGACTATGCTAACAGGGTAAAAGATCAGCAAGAAGAAAAGCTCAATACATTTTTACATGATGCAATCGATAGTCAAGTAGGTAATATGCTGGATTATCTTAAGCCAAATATACACTTAATCAAAGGCTTAGCTAGTCAATCGATTCCTCAATTGGCAAAGAAGATTGAGGCAGATATAATCGTGATGGGTACGGTAGCACGGACCGGTATTCCAGGCTTTATTATGGGTAATACTGCCGAAACCATCCTTAATCAGATACATTGTTCAGTACTAGCAATCAAACCCCCTGAATTTATCACGCCAGTAAAATTAGAAGAGTAA